A window of the Oryza brachyantha chromosome 5, ObraRS2, whole genome shotgun sequence genome harbors these coding sequences:
- the LOC102705626 gene encoding probable leucine-rich repeat receptor-like protein kinase At5g49770 gives MSLPVAEVAGIAAGCAALLLLAAAATGLWCAARLRARRNRSSETGSSDPSTLVEWGKGGRSSLAPEHQGARQFSLDELAQATKNFSEANLVGVGSFGLVYKGLLLDGSVVAIKKRIGAQRQDFAEEVRKLSEITHRNIVTLVGYCQEGGLQMLVSEYVPNGSVSGHLYDTGKSSMTRLEFKQRLSIAIGAAKGLNHLHTLVPPLIHKDFKTSNVLVDENFIAKVADAGLARLLRGYEDAGPSHGFSSSVYQDPELQSVMQFSESSDVYSFGVFLLELITGREAACLISPDSRESLAHWIEGHFSSSELIDPRLGANFTSEGMKEFVGLTFQCLNPSSRRRPKMRLVATELDRILETEMSLTTIMGDGTAIITLGSTLFK, from the exons ATGTCACTGCCCGTCGCCGAGGTAGCTGGCATTGCCGCCGGGTGCGCCGCCCTGCTCCTCCTGGCGGCTGCGGCGACAGGGCTCTGGTGCGCGGCGCGGCTCAGGGCGCGGCGTAACCGCAGCTCCGAGACCGGCTCCTCGGATCCTTCCACGCTAG TGGAGTGGGGCAAGGGGGGCAGGAGCTCGCTGGCGCCGGAGCACCAGGGTGCGAGGCAATTCTCGTTGGATGAACTGGCACAGGCAACCAAGAACTTCAGCGAGGCCAACTTGGTTGGGGTGGGTAGCTTTGGGCTGGTGTACAAGGGCCTGCTTCTTGATGGCTCCGTTGTCGCGATCAAGAAGCGCATCGGGGCGCAAAGGCAGGACTTTGCTGAAGAG GTTAGGAAGCTTTCAGAGATTACTCACCGGAACATTGTAACTCTCGTTGGTTATTGCCAAGAAGGAGGTCTACAAATGCTTGTGTCTGAATACGTGCCCAACGGCAGTGTCTCTGGCCATCTCTATG ATACTGGGAAAAGCTCCATGACAAGGCTTGAGTTTAAACAAAGACTCTCAATAGCCATTGGAGCAGCTAAAG GTCTGAATCATCTGCATACTCTTGTACCTCCTTTGATTCACAAGGATTTCAAGACAAGCAATGTGTTGGTTGATGAAAATTTCATTGCAAAGGTGGCTGATGCTGGACTTGCTAGGTTACTTAGAGGATATGAAGATGCTGGCCCATCTCATGGGTTTAGTAGTAGTGTCTACCAAGATCCTGA GCTACAATCAGTGATGCAGTTTTCTGAAAGCAGCGATGTGTACAGCTTTGGAGTTTTTCTATTGGAGTTGATTACTGGAAGGGAAGCTGCTTGCCTGAtatctccagattccagagaATCTCTGGCCCACTGG ATTGAAGGGCATTTCAGTTCAAGTGAACTAATTGACCCAAGGTTAGGTGCCAATTTCACCTCAGAAGGTATGAAAGAGTTTGTTGGCCTCACTTTTCAGTGCCTGAACCCATCTTCAAGGAGGAGGCCAAAGATGAGGTTAGTGGCCACAGAGCTAGACCGTATTCTTGAGACGGAGATGTCTCTAACAACGATTATGGGTGATGGAACTGCCATCATCACCCTTGGGAGCACATTGTTTAAGTAA
- the LOC102705344 gene encoding 26S proteasome non-ATPase regulatory subunit 14 homolog, which translates to MERLQRIFGASGMGQPPSDSTLLDSSEQVYISSLALLKMLKHGRAGVPMEVMGLMLGEFVDDYTVRVVDVFAMPQSGTGVSVEAVDHVFQTNMLDMLKQTGRPEMVVGWYHSHPGFGCWLSGVDINTQQSFEALNPRAVAVVIDPIQSVKGKVVIDAFRLINPQTMMLGQEPRQTTSNVGHLNKPSIQALIHGLNRHYYSIAINYRKNELEEKMLLNLHKKKWTDGLILKRFDTHSKTNEQTIQEMLNLAIKYNKAVQEEDELPPEKLAIANVGRQDAKKHLEEHVSNLMSSNIVQTLGTMLDTVVF; encoded by the exons aTGGAGCGGCTGCAGCGGATCTTCGGCGCCTCCGGGATGGGGCAGCCGCCGTCGGACTCGACGCTGCTCGACTCCTCCGAGCAGGTCTAcatctcctccctcgcgcTCCTCAAGATGCTCAAGCACG gGAGGGCCGGCGTGCCGATGGAGGTGATGGGCCTGATGCTGGGGGAGTTCGTCGACGACTACACGGTCAGGGTGGTGGACGTCTTCGCCATGCCGCAGAGCGGGACCGGGGTCAGCGTCGAGGCCGTCGACCATGTCTTCCAGACCAACATGCTCGACATGCTCAAGCAGACCGGGAG GCCAGAAATGGTTGTAGGCTGGTACCACTCCCATCCTGGCTTTGGTTGCTGGCTTTCAGGAGTTGATATCAACACTCAACAG AGTTTTGAAGCTTTGAACCCCAGGGCTGTTGCTGTTGTGATAGATCCCATCCAAAGTGTCAAGGGGAAGGTTGTCATTGATGCATTTCGCCTTATTAACCCTCAGACCATGATGCTTGGCCAGGAGCCAAGACAGACGACATCAAATGTTGGGCACCTAAATAAGCCATCTATTCAG GCTCTTATTCATGGGCTGAACAGGCACTACTACTCCATTGCAATCAATTACCGGAAAAATGAGCTTGAGGAAAAGATGTTACTGAACTTGCACAAAAAGAAATGGACTGATGGATTGATTTTGAAGAGGTTTGACACCCATTCAAAGACCAATGAGCAGACCATTCAG GAAATGCTGAACCTTGCTATCAAGTACAACAAGGCAGTGCAAGAGGAGGATGAGCTGCCACCTGAGAAGTTAGCGATAGCAAATGTGGGACGGCAAGACGCTAAGAAGCACTTGGAAGAGCATGTGTCGAATTTGATGTCGTCAAACATAGTTCAGACGCTAGGAACCATGCTCGATACAGTTGTATTTTAG
- the LOC121054507 gene encoding uncharacterized protein LOC121054507: MSFLRLLPRRLPQLVRQMEQDVETVINVLQPGPIGIVEHKFTDAEIRNAQAVVRRAVQNWQKNWTLERNLGNVSFGKWK, encoded by the exons ATGTCTTTCCTGAGGCTGTTACCTCGAAGGTTGCCCCAACTTGTTAG GCAGATGGAGCAAGATGTTGAGACTGTGATAAACGTTCTGCAGCCAGGACCGATTGGAATTGTGGAGCACAAGTTCACGGATGCAGAGATCCGCAACGCGCAAGCTGTAGTAAGGCGAGCAGTCCAGAATTGGCAGAAGAACTGGACCCTTGAGAGAAATCTTGGCAATGTTTCTTTCGGCAAATGGAAGTAA
- the LOC102717345 gene encoding cysteine-tryptophan domain-containing zinc finger protein 5-like — protein sequence MVGGGGRKRRREEEEVVVVAGRSRGAVVARHEERELDGDASAGGRRSRGDELLDPDQLTYIDEKLQNVLGHFQKKFEGGVSAENLGSQYGGYGSFLPTYQQSPASFQSRSTAVLPNHGSASRSPYMPLESAEENPFVKHAIDSRTKNNYGQRMSTENYYSQQYSGPEQKTAKIRIKVNNKCLARNNAAIYSGLGLDISPSSSIDDSPQGSIEAPESKILPDESADAIFQIMTHHSVPGGFLLSPLPENVLGLRKKSTAVTKKHEAPAYDNNKSELQRNCCHRTSAAPDNNYQLVKKIKCDEQRGHLSKFENSACIHNNATIMKKGTKPELQDISEDTDLIRLPRSAKIDKHAIGESADFMAETSGHLKETKNGPFKGKRSTESSLSIIHVKADNLANDDIHPKGNGNIRITLVRNAFKYSRKENKMEHSLVDGFSHKIKSDERNDQFVATSSQLQIDPPKKISLKRDKWKVVRAKDEPSQYKSKESRSLADAGSMGTTEIVAGNSSELLIGKKVSSLQASLSRKKIKVKTHKTPSYGTPKKPNGDFERDALDHRIDSSCIHLEDKSLKTGSETVTAGLTDKHFSGGGNDEDHKISPMLVDKSVPMPSRCKNETAESSMATPAPKPFDQWVCCDKCETWRLLPYGMNPDILPKKWRCSMQSWLPGMNNCKASGDETNRAVRALYMVPAPENNIVFDSRYDTAALFRSNDAVIASDNLRMAKMSKSSVKLDAPRNPDDLDCFPKLREKQKRLEPSDKGQTFAKDQMHPKGKSSGSDYDNLIKSKKLKKVYDKPPKNHPPEFESKSSPSTKETLKELPKHSNISPGMGMYASPSSSKRFCDGDNIFSNRRTRASDTRQSDLQDLSIKKNKSKQMQLKHHGPYPLACDAFAKHVVNEALSESNAAKERPVSDLKYVEVNDHEKSAHARGPFSGMDSNAIYGEKEGLGEKNLENMYFQHPLLSESSVRRNICNVQASTAATSSSSKVSSSHKIIPDFQETRTSPVESVSSSPLRTSEKKNFDRHRTNSCTVAGILHSQELAKTGASCSKEKYGFECGSGHTNPHVSGCSNGDMHQDAWEDGDLQKDKQDLLTNGLCNSRSSGLGIRHDQGQLNPVVDQKVNLHVLSIHGNGDFRRPTPNQSGKTLSQYNSNQTDQTKMSSGKQPTQAKPDKGNVEYRYLKTNPSTVEGSKLLPGLNNRVNGNTSYKAKQSNKSVAKNMKHAILNADASIQSNASVLLKEARDLKHLSDRLKGKGDDLESANMCFEACLKFLYVASIKETPGIDSSKQGDTLNIMTLYSATGNLCGFCAREFERLKKMANAALAYKCVEVAYMKAAFYKHPGASKNSHELQAAYMMAPPAESPSSSASDVDNLNNPITVAKIAITRDLCSFQISKNSISRNNHHLMGLLAYAEDTNYAFEGTRKSQSAFSAYISGLKKDQSDGIGLLRDALNFNFHNVKGLLQLIRMSLECINHESVK from the exons ATGGTGGGCGGcggggggaggaagaggaggagggaggaggaggaggtggtggtggtggccgggcGTAGTCGTGGAGCGGTGGTGGCGAGGCACGAGGAGCGGGAGCTGGACGGCGATGCTTCCGCCGGCGGGAGAAGGAGCCGGGGCGACGAGCTTCTCGATCCTGACCAGCTCACCTACATT GATGAAAAACTTCAAAACGTCCTAGGTCATTTCCAGAAGAAGTTTGAAGGTGGAGTATCTGCTGAGAACTTGG GGTCACAATACGGGGGTTATGGTTCATTCTTGCCAACATACCAGCAGTCTCCTGCCTCATTTCAATCTAGAAGCACTGCAGTTCTACCCAACCATGGCAGTGCCTCAAGATCACCTTATATGCCACTGGAG AGTGCAGAGGAAAACCCTTTTGTCAAGCATGCAATAGATAGCAGGACGAAAAACAATTATGGCCAAAGAATGTCCACTGAGAATTATTATTCTCAACAGTACAGCGGTCCTGAGCAGAAAACAGCAAAAATACGTATCAAGGTGAACAATAAATGCCTAGCAAGAAATAATGCTGCTATCTACAGTGGCCTTGGCCTCGACATTTCTCCTTCCTCATCTATAGATGACAGTCCACAAGGGAGCATTGAGGCTCCTGAGTCAAAAATTTTGCCAGATGAATCTGCAGATGCCATTTTTCAG ATAATGACCCACCATTCTGTTCCTGGAGGATTCTTGCTCTCACCTCTTCCAGAAAATGTTCTGGGACTgagaaaaaagtcaacagctgTAACTAAGAAACATGAAGCACCTGCATATGATAATAACAAATCAGAATTACAAAGGAACTGTTGCCATAGAACCTCTGCTGCTCCAGATAACAACTATCAGTTggtgaagaaaattaaatgtgatGAACAGAGAGGTCACCTTTCTAAGTTCGAGAATTCAGCATGCATACATAACAATGCAACAATTATGAAAAAGGGAACTAAGCCTGAGTTGCAGGATATTTCAGAGGATACAGATTTAATCCGTTTACCAAGAAGTGCAAAGATAGACAAACACGCAATTGGGGAATCAGCAGACTTTATGGCTGAGACTTCAGGTCACCTAAAGGAAACAAAGAATGGTCCATTCAAGGGGAAAAGAAGTACTGAGAGTTCATTGTCAATCATCCATGTTAAAGCTGATAATTTAGCAAATGATGATATACATCCAAAAGGCAATGGAAATATAAGAATAACTTTAGTAAGAAATGCTTTTAAATATTCTAGGAAGGAGAATAAGATGGAACATTCACTTGTTGATGGGTTTtcacataaaattaaatctgATGAACGCAATGATCAATTTGTTGCCACTTCAAGTCAACTGCAAATTGATCCTCCTAAGAAAATATCACTTAAGAGAGACAAATGGAAAGTGGTGCGTGCAAAAGATGAACCATCACAGTACAAAAGTAAGGAATCGAGAAGTTTGGCAGATGCAGGGTCCATGGGTACCACAGAAATTGTAGCAGGAAATTCTTCTGAATTACTGATAGGGAAGAAAGTGTCCTCTTTGCAAGCTTCGCTGTCTAGGAAGAAAATCAAAGTTAAGACCCATAAAACACCTAGCTATGGTACCCCTAAAAAACCTAATGGTGATTTTGAGCGTGATGCGTTGGATCATAGAATTGATTCGAGTTGCATACATCTTGAGGATAAGAGCTTGAAGACTGGGAGCGAGACTGTTACAGCTGGATTGACTGATAAGCATTTTTCAGGTGGTGGAAATGACGAAGACCACAAGATCTCTCCCATGTTGGTTGATAAGTCTGTTCCTATGCCATCAAGGTGCAAGAATGAAACTGCAGAATCATCCATGGCAACGCCTGCTCCTAAACCTTTTGACCAATGGGTATGCTGTGATAAGTGTGAGACTTGGCGCCTTTTACCCTATGGGATGAATCCGGATATACTTCCAAAAAAATGGCGGTGTAGCATGCAGAGTTGGCT GCCTGGAATGAATAACTGCAAAGCAAGTGGCGATGAGACTAACCGAGCTGTTCGTGCACTTTATATGGTTCCTGCACCTGAAAATAACATCGTTTTCGATAGTCGTTATGATACTGCTGCATTATTTAGATCCAATGATGCAGTCATCGCTTCAGATAATTTAAGGATGGCCAAAATGTCAAAGTCTTCAGTGAAGCTAGATGCTCCTAGGAATCCTGATGATCTTGACTGCTTTCCTAAACTCAGAGAAAAACAGAAACGGTTAGAACCATCAGATAAAG gACAAACATTTGCAAAAGATCAGATGCATCCAAAAGGGAAAAGCAGTGGGTCTGATTATGATAACCTGATAAAATCAAAGAAATTGAAGAAAGTATATGATAAACCTCCCAAGAACCATCCCCCTGAGTTTGAAAGCAAAAGTAGTCCTTCAACCAAGGAAACTCTAAAAGAACTGCCGAAGCATAGTAATATTTCACCTGGTATGGGAATGTATGCTTCACCTTCATCAAGTAAGCGGTTTTGTGATGGAGATAACATTTTCTCAAATAGGCGCACTAGAGCTTCAGATACAAGACAATCTGATCTTCAAGACTTGTCCATTAAGAAgaataaatcaaaacaaatgCAGTTAAAACATCATGGTCCTTATCCTCTGGCTTGTGATGCCTTTGCAAAACATGTTGTAAATGAAGCTTTAAGTGAAAGCAATGCTGCCAAGGAGAGGCCTGTGTCAGACCTGAAGTATGTGGAGGTAAATGATCATGAGAAATCTGCTCATGCCAGAGGCCCTTTTTCTGGGATGGATAGCAATGCAATATATGGTGAGAAAGAGGGTTTAGGTGAGAAAAACCTGGAGAATATGTATTTCCAGCACCCATTGCTCTCTGAAAGTTCAGTAAGGAGGAATATCTGTAACGTGCAAGCATCTACAGCTGCCACTTCCAGTTCATCTAAGGTGTCTAGTTCCCACAAGATTATACCTGACTTTCAAGAAACAAGGACATCACCTGTTGAGTCAGTTTCTTCATCACCCTTGAGAActtctgaaaagaaaaacttcgATCGACATAGAACAAATTCATGTACAGTGGCAGGAATTTTGCATTCTCAGGAGTTGGCGAAAACCGGCGCTTCATGCTCCAAGGAAAAATATGGTTTTGAATGTGGTTCTGGTCACACAAATCCTCATGTTTCTGGTTGCTCTAATGGAGACATGCATCAAGATGCTTGGGAGGATGGGGACTTGCAGAAGGATAAACAAGATCTATTGACAAATGGATTGTGCAACAGCAGAAGTTCTGGGCTTGGTATAAGGCACGACCAAGGGCAACTGAATCCTGTGGTGGATCAGAAAGTTAATTTGCATGTCCTTTCAATTCATGGCAATGGTGATTTCAGAAGGCCAACACCCAATCAAAGTGGGAAGACATTGTCTCAGTATAATTCAAATCAAACTGACCAAACAAAAATGTCCTCTGGGAAGCAACCAACACAGGCTAAGCCTGATAAAGGGAATGTAGAATACAGATACCTGAAAACAAATCCATCTACTGTTGAAGGAAGCAAGCTATTGCCAGGATTAAACAATAGAGTGAATGGAAATACCTCCTACAAGGCAAAACAGTCAAACAAGTCTGTAGCCAAAAATATGAAGCATGCAATTCTTAATGCTGACGCTTCAATTCAAAGTAATGCATCTGTTCTGCTGAAGGAAGCTAGAGATCTGAAGCACTTGTCTGACCGCTTAAAG GGAAAGGGGGATGACCTTGAGAGTGCAAACATGTGTTTTGAGGCTTGCCTAAAATTTCTCTATGTCGCATCTATCAAGGAGACTCCTGGTATTGATAGCTCGAAACAAGGGGATACTCTCAATATCATGACATTATATTCTGCTACTGGAAACCTGTGTGG ATTTTGTGCCCGTGAATTTGAGCGACTTAAGAAAATGGCAAATGCTGCTTTGGCATATAAATGTGTGGAAGTAGCATACATGAAGGCAGCCTTCTACAAGCATCCTGGTGCAAGTAAAAATAGTCATGAATTGCAGGCGGCATATATGATGGCTCCTCCAG CTGAATCACCGTCATCTTCTGCCTCAGATGTTGATAACTTAAATAACCCAATTACAGTTGCTAAGATTGCTATCACAAGAGATCTATGCTCTTTTCAGATttctaaaaattcaatatcTCGAAACAATCATCACTTGATGGGATTGCTTGCTTAT GCAGAGGACACTAATTATGCATTTGAGGGAACCAGAAAGTCGCAAAGTGCATTTTCTGCCTATATTTCTGGTCTCAAGAAAGATCAGTCTGATGGCATTGGTCTTTTAAGGGATGCCCTTAATTTCAATTTCCATAATGTCAAGGGGCTGCTGCAATTGATTCGTATGTCACTGGAGTGTATCAACCATGAAAGTGTTAAGTAA